CAAGGAAAAGCTGATGGAAGATGTAAAGGAAAAACTTGGATCCATGGGAACGGTCTCAGATATCGATGGCATAAGGGTCGAGATGGAAAATGGATGGGTACTTGTACGCCCATCGGGAACCGAGCCAAAGATACGCATTACGGCCCAGTCCGGTGAAAACGTAGAAGAGCTCTATGAAACTACAGAAGCTCTTGTAAAGGAGTGCCTTCAATGAAAGCCGTAATTCTTGCCGCAGGTGAAGGCACACGGATGCGTCCTCTTACGGAATCAAGACCAAAGGTGATGCTTCCCATAGCCAACAAACCAATGATAGAGCATACCATTGATGCTGCAGTTGCCGCCGGCATCAGGGATTTCGTACTTATAACCGGATATCATGAAGATGCACTCAAAGACTATTTCGGAAACTGTGACAATGGTATCAGCATAGAGTACGTACACCAAGAACAGCAACTTGGTACCGCCGATGCCATAGGTTGTGCAAAAGGCCATGTTGAGGGCAGTTTCGTAGTGCTCAACGGAGACATGCTGATAAGTGCGGAACACATCAGAGAGCTCATATCCTCTGACAGGGATGCTGTGATCACCGTAAAGGAAGTTGACGATCCTTCCCATTTCGGGGTGATAGAGACCGACGAAGACAGGGTTACAAAGATCATAGAAAAACCGGCAAACCCTCCAAGCAATCTTGCCAATGCTGGAATATATCTTTTCAGAGACACCATTTTTGATTTCATTGACCGGACCGAGCTTTCCCCAAGAGGTGAGCTGGAAATAACCGACTCCCTGCAGATGTTGATCGAGGCAGGAGGCAATGTCGGCTATCAGGTGCTAAAGAGCGAGTGGATAGACATAGGCAGACCCTGGGACCTGCTTGATGCCAACAAGGTACTTCTGGGAAAGATGAAAGGAGAGATATATGGCACTGTGGAGCCTTATGCAACCCTTAAAGGTGATGTCACTGTAGGCAAAGGTACTATAATACGCAACGGAGCATATATTATAGGGCCCGTGACCATCGGAGATCATTGTGATATCGGCCCAAATTGCTTTATCCGACCATCCACTGCAATAGGTGATAGTGTACATATCGGCAATGCTGTTGAAGTGAAGAACAGCATCATAATGGATGGTACCAAGATCGGACATCTCAGCTACCTTGGAGACAGTATTATTGGTTTTAACTGTAATTTCGGTGCGGGTACAAAGGTTGCCAACCTGCGTCATGATGGGAAGAACATCAAGTGTCCTGTAAAAGGAGAAGTCGTTGATTCCGGCAGGAGGAAACTTGGTGTCATTATGGGCGACGATGTACATACCGGTATCAATACAAGCATAAATGTAGGCACGGTCATGGAGGCCGGAAGCTATAGCCTTCCGGGAGAAGTTGTCATGCCACAAAAGAAAAACTAATTAAAGCACTTTAGCCTTTTTCCATTGTCGAGTGATATAATTGAACTTCAATGTCGAGATCCAAAAACTTAAAGATCTGGCACGGCAGGCAGCTGATGTCATAGATGAGCAGGATTATGTCCGGGTGATATCACATAACGATGCAGACGGACTGACATCGGCAGGCATCATATGCCGTGCACTCATGAAAAAAGGAATTCGTTTTCACACCACAATAGTACCAAGGCTGGATGAGACTGTAGTGGACACTGTCATCGAGAGTGCAGGAGAAGATGACCTTGTCCTCTTCTGCGATATGGGAAGCGGGCAGTCTGATATGATCTCACGTATCAGCCAGGATATCGTTGTCCTGGATCACCATGTACCTGTGGGAGAATCTCCTGCAAAGGTACTTGTAAATCCTCATCTTGTAGGGATCGACGGAGCAATGCACCTGTCGGCTTCCGGGACCACATATCTTGTGGCAAAGGCGCTGGATGAGAGCAATGTAGAACTTGCAGGACTGGCAATTGCAGGAGCCGTAGGTGATAAACAACTCATGGACACCGTCAATGGTACGATCCTGGAAGAAGCTGAGGAAGCAGGTGTCATATCCACACGCAAAGGTCTGAAGATAGGAGACGGTGATATCGCCGATGTGCTTGAATACACACCCGAACCATATCTTGATATTACCGGTGACAGGGAAAAAATAGAGGATTTCCTTGATATCCTGGACCTTAAAGGAAGCATCAGCGAGCTTTCTGCCGAAGAACTGAAAAAGCTTACATCGGCCATAGCCCTCAAACTTGCTAAAAAGGCAAGTCCCGAAGCAATCGATGCGTCCATTGGTGATGTATACCATCTGGACCGGGAAATCGTCAACAATGTTTACGATATGGTAGCCATACTCAATACATGTGGCCGTATGGAAAAGGCCGGTATGGCACTTTCCATATGCATGCATGACCGGGAACATCTTGAAGAAGCAAAAGAAATGGCCATCGAGTACCAGCGCTCGATTGTTGAAAACATAAACAAAGCACTTGACGAACTACAGATAGGAAACAATATCGGCTATCTTATCACGCAGGACATGGAATCCACCGGAATGGTTGCAAGCACCATGGTCCGCTTCATCAATCCGGATATGCCCTTTATAGCTGTCAATCAGGTGGATGAGCTTGTGAAAGTCTCTGCAAGAGGTACAAGGGCACTGGTCGCAAAGGGACTGGACCTTGCATTTGCACTCCGGGAAGCTTCAGCAGAGGTAGGAGGTCAGGGAGGAGGACACAATGTAGCATCAGGAGCTTCCATACCTCCCGGAACTGCAGAAGAGTTCATCAGCAAGGTGGATGAGATAGTGGGTTCCCAGCTTGAAAGCGGTGAGGATTGAAATGAAGATTAAGACCACCGTGGAGTTCAGGGACGAGGATGCGGGAGAGATTGCCGAAAGAGTTGCAAGGTCACTTGCACCGGATAACCTTACCAGCATGCATACTGAGATAACAAAGAAAAGTGCAAAGATACATATCTCCACGGAAAAGATCACTTCACTTATAGCCACCCTTGACGACCTGCTAATGAATGCAAAGGTGGCAGAAGAGGTGCTTGAGGAACTTGAAGAGTGAGCTTACTCCCAGAGATTCCTGTTCTTGTCTATCAGTTCCTTCTGTTCTTCAATCCTTGATCTCTGGTAGATCATAGCTGCAGGATGGTATATCTTCAGAATATTTCTGCCATCCTCATCTACTACCGGGACACCCCACTGCATATTTTTCCGACCCCAGAAAGCTTCATCTGCAGTATTTCCCAACAGTATGATCACTTTCGGATCCAGAAACTCGATCTGTGCCATCAGGAAAGGCTTGCATTGCTCGACCTCAGTTTTGCGGGGTTTGCGATTGTTCGGGGGACGGCATTTGAGAACATTGATCACAGCGTAATCTTTGTCTGAGAGATCCATATATTCGATCATCTCATCGAGTTTCTTTCCGGCCCTGCCGCTAAAGGGAATGCCGGTCATATCTTCGGTCTTACCGGGAGCCTCTCCGATAAAAAGGACCTTCGGGTCACGGGAGCCCTTCATGATGACAGGGTTTGTAGCACCCTCGTGGAGGGAGCAGTTGGCACATTGCCTGATCTCCTTTTCGATATGTTCGAATCCTCCGTTGATCAGTTCCTGTATCATGGACTCGTGGTCCGGGTTTTTTTCTATTTTCCGGTCTCTATCCTTTGCCAAGATCATTCACCATCTTTTCTTAACTTCTTTCCTGAATCTGTGGAATAATACTGGTTTTCCCGATAAAAGGCTAACTACAGGAACAGAGCCTCAAGGCCATTGTGAAAAGAGAAGGCCTTAATTAGCAAAAAGTACATCAAGCATAAAGTAACCTGACAAAGAAAAGTATTTGTGAAACAATCTATCGCTACTTACATACCCATATCATAATAACAGGAATGAAGTTACAATGAATTCGAAGAAAAGTGCCGGATGTTGCCCTTCAGACGATAAGCCAGGAAACGGAGAATTGATAGATTTCAAGTTCAAACTGGAATGTTCACTAAAGACCAGTGCCGATGCCACAAAAGCGGAAGATGTCATTGGCGAATATATCGATGAGGCAAACAATACCATACTCACAAAGGGCGCACCTGAGGGACAGGGAGCAAAGGTCACTGCATGGAATGTCGAGGGAGACAGGATAAAGCTCACCATTGAATCAGGAAGGCACGTTCGTGTACATGATGCTCTGCTCCGTATGAGAAAACCTCTTGCAGGGAAGCTCGGTAAAGGGTTCAAGATCGGAATTCGCGGAATAGAAGTCGATTCATATACGATTGAAGTACCATCCGAGAAGGAACTTCCACAGATGAAGATTCCCTATGTCAGTGAAATGAAATATGAGGACTGTACCATCAGACTTGAGCTGGATGTGGATGAAGCGGCCATGTCAAACCGTGTGCCTGACAGGATACTTTCCCTGATGGAGGACAAGATAGAGCAGCAGTCTTATGGCGGAAAGACCGAGCACTGGCATATTCTCTGGCAGAGCGAACCAAAGGAGCACAAGTTCACCGAAGATCCCACCAAGGCTATGATGGAAGCAGGCTGGCTGAAAAGAGGTGCCAGCAGGGGTCAGTGGATACATGGTCCGCAGTCTACCAGGATGTTCAGGACCTTTGAGAAAATTGTGCTTGAAGAACTGCTTGAGCCTCTTGGATACAGGGAAATGATATTCCCGAAACTTGTCCCATGGGAAGTATGGCAGAAATCCGGACATGCAAAGGGTGTTTATCCTGAGATCTACTATGTGTGTCCTCCAAAG
The window above is part of the Methanolobus zinderi genome. Proteins encoded here:
- the glmU gene encoding bifunctional sugar-1-phosphate nucleotidylyltransferase/acetyltransferase: MKAVILAAGEGTRMRPLTESRPKVMLPIANKPMIEHTIDAAVAAGIRDFVLITGYHEDALKDYFGNCDNGISIEYVHQEQQLGTADAIGCAKGHVEGSFVVLNGDMLISAEHIRELISSDRDAVITVKEVDDPSHFGVIETDEDRVTKIIEKPANPPSNLANAGIYLFRDTIFDFIDRTELSPRGELEITDSLQMLIEAGGNVGYQVLKSEWIDIGRPWDLLDANKVLLGKMKGEIYGTVEPYATLKGDVTVGKGTIIRNGAYIIGPVTIGDHCDIGPNCFIRPSTAIGDSVHIGNAVEVKNSIIMDGTKIGHLSYLGDSIIGFNCNFGAGTKVANLRHDGKNIKCPVKGEVVDSGRRKLGVIMGDDVHTGINTSINVGTVMEAGSYSLPGEVVMPQKKN
- a CDS encoding single-stranded-DNA-specific exonuclease RecJ, translated to MNFNVEIQKLKDLARQAADVIDEQDYVRVISHNDADGLTSAGIICRALMKKGIRFHTTIVPRLDETVVDTVIESAGEDDLVLFCDMGSGQSDMISRISQDIVVLDHHVPVGESPAKVLVNPHLVGIDGAMHLSASGTTYLVAKALDESNVELAGLAIAGAVGDKQLMDTVNGTILEEAEEAGVISTRKGLKIGDGDIADVLEYTPEPYLDITGDREKIEDFLDILDLKGSISELSAEELKKLTSAIALKLAKKASPEAIDASIGDVYHLDREIVNNVYDMVAILNTCGRMEKAGMALSICMHDREHLEEAKEMAIEYQRSIVENINKALDELQIGNNIGYLITQDMESTGMVASTMVRFINPDMPFIAVNQVDELVKVSARGTRALVAKGLDLAFALREASAEVGGQGGGHNVASGASIPPGTAEEFISKVDEIVGSQLESGED
- a CDS encoding KEOPS complex subunit Pcc1 yields the protein MKIKTTVEFRDEDAGEIAERVARSLAPDNLTSMHTEITKKSAKIHISTEKITSLIATLDDLLMNAKVAEEVLEELEE
- a CDS encoding uracil-DNA glycosylase, with protein sequence MAKDRDRKIEKNPDHESMIQELINGGFEHIEKEIRQCANCSLHEGATNPVIMKGSRDPKVLFIGEAPGKTEDMTGIPFSGRAGKKLDEMIEYMDLSDKDYAVINVLKCRPPNNRKPRKTEVEQCKPFLMAQIEFLDPKVIILLGNTADEAFWGRKNMQWGVPVVDEDGRNILKIYHPAAMIYQRSRIEEQKELIDKNRNLWE
- a CDS encoding serine--tRNA ligase, with the protein product MDFKFKLECSLKTSADATKAEDVIGEYIDEANNTILTKGAPEGQGAKVTAWNVEGDRIKLTIESGRHVRVHDALLRMRKPLAGKLGKGFKIGIRGIEVDSYTIEVPSEKELPQMKIPYVSEMKYEDCTIRLELDVDEAAMSNRVPDRILSLMEDKIEQQSYGGKTEHWHILWQSEPKEHKFTEDPTKAMMEAGWLKRGASRGQWIHGPQSTRMFRTFEKIVLEELLEPLGYREMIFPKLVPWEVWQKSGHAKGVYPEIYYVCPPKTRDPEFWEEVIDHYKVTHEVPTSLIKEKIGDPIGGMCYAQCPPFWTYLQGETIPTDEFPLKVFDRSGTSHRYESGGIHGMERVDEFHRIEILWVGTKQQVLDAASRLHDRYMHIFNEILDLEWRKAWVTPWFMAQEGLTGVSEQTEAGTTDYEAVLPYRGEDGEWLEFQNVSVNGNKYPSGFNVKCQSGEELWSGCSGVGLERWASAFFAQKGLDPENWPEEFRKRAGEIPQGISFL